GCCAGAAAATGCAATTTCGACAGAAATTGATGGTTTGTTCATTAGTGTTGCGGCAACATCAGCTAAAAAATGTGATCGTTGTTGGCACTATACTGACGACGTAGGTACGGATGAGCAACATGCAGACATCTGTGGTCGTTGCATTAGTAACGTTGAAGGTGACGGCGAGCAGCGTCAATTCGCCTAGGAGTAAAACGTGACACAAACTACACAGAAAAGTGGTCTGGTGTGGTTGTGGCTTAGTCTACTGCTTTTTGCAGTAGACTACTTCACCAAAGCACTGGTTATGGCTGAAATGGAACTCTATGAGTCCATTGATATTTTGCCTATATTCAATCTCACCTACATGCATAACTATGGTGCGGCTTTTAGCTTTTTAAGTGAAGCAGGTGGCTGGCAACGTTACTTTTTAAGTGGCATCGCTGTTGCCATTAGCACTTTACTGATTTTTTGGCTACGTAAATTGCCAGCATCAAATTGGAAATTGGGATTGGCCTATGCGTTGGTATTAGGTGGTGCTGTAGGGAATTTATACGACCGTATCATTCATGGTTATGTGATTGACTTCCTGCATTTCTATTATCAAGATTGGCACTATCCAGCGTTTAATGTCGCAGACATGGCCATTGTCGGCGGTGCTGCCCTTTTAATTTTCGATGCCTTTACCAGTGGCGATAAACCACAGGAGAACAATGCGTGAGTGAGCAACTAATTGGAGCAAAATCTGAAGTCTTGTTCCATTTTTCAATCAAGTTATCAGACGGTTCAGCAGCAGATTCCACCAAAGTTCACAATAAACCCGCTAAGCTATTTATGGGTGATGGCAGCCTGACTGAAAATTTTGAAAAGTGTTTGCTTGGATTAAAAGCGGGCGATGAGAAATCTTTTGAGCTAGAGCCAGAAGATGCGTTTGGGCAACCAAATCCTGACAACATCTACTATGTTGATAGAAGCAAGTTTGGCGCAGAAACCCCCGCTGAAGTAGGCAGCATCATTGCATTTACGCAACCTGATGGTACGGACTTACCTGGATTGATCCGCGAAGTGGCCGGAGACTCGGTGACTGTCGATTTCAATCATCCGCTTGCAGGCCAAAAAGTAACGTTTGAAGTTGAAATTCTTGAGGTAAATAACTAATGGATATCTTGCTGGCAAACCCGAGAGGATTCTGTGCGGGTGTAGATAGAGCGATCAGTATTGTTGAGCGTGCGCTCGACATTTTCGAAGCGCCAATTTACGTTCGCCATGAAGTCGTTCATAACAAATATGTTGTTGATGGTCTGAAGTCTCGTGGTGCGGTATTCGTTGAAGAGTTAAATGAGGTACCAGACGACAGTATTGTTATTTTCAGCGCGCATGGTGTTTCTCAGCAAGTGCGTAATGAAGCGAAGCGCCGAGAGTTAAAAGTTTTCGATGCGACTTGTCCGTTAGTGACAAAGGTGCATATGGAAGTGACGCGTGCTAGTCGTAGAGGTACTGAGTGTATTTTGATTGGGCACCACGGCCACCCTGAAGTTGAGGGGACTATGGGCCAGTATGACAATCCGAACGGTGGTATTTATCTTGTTGAAAAACCAGAGGATGTAGCAACACTCGAAGTTAAAAATGCTGACAATGTGTTCTATTGTAGTCAAACGACGTTATCGGTAGATGACACTGCGGATGTAATTGATGCACTGCGTAGCAAGTTTCCGAATATCAGTGGTCCACGAAAAGATGATATCTGTTATGCCACGCAAAACCGTCAAGATGCGGTTCGCGACTTAGCGGATAAAGTGGAGTTACTGCTTGTAGTCGGTGCCAAAAATAGTTCTAACTCTAACCGCTTAAGAGAACTTGCGGATAAAATGGGAACTAAGGCATTTCTCATCGATGATGCCTCTTCCATCGAAGAAACTTGGTTTGATGGCGTTGCTAAGGTTGGTGTAACTGCCGGCGCATCTGCACCTGAAGTGCTGGTTCAACAGGTTATCTCTCGACTTAAAGAGCTTGGTGGGGAAACGGTAGTTGAGAACCCTGGACAAGAAGAAAATGTCGTGTTTGCCGTACCTGTAGAACTCAGATAAGAGAGCTAGCACGATGACACCGCGTATCAGGTTGTTGTCTGCACTATTGAGTGAGCGAGGTGTGCTAGCATTGCTAGTTGCCTCGCAAATCCTGGCCTTTTTATATACGCTGATTTCCGCGACAGCGTTTTGGCAATCCCTTGGGTTAACTAGCTTATTTATTCATTTTACTGCCTTTTTATCACTTGCCGTGATAGCGATTGTTCGCCACGCTGTTGAGAAGCGCTCAGATCTCGTTGAAGCTGGTATTCTCATTTTCGTCTTCGTGTTTTGTACTGTTGTCACTAGTACGGCTTTCCCCTATGGGTTTACACTGCTCGGTTGGATTGATGAAGCACAAATTGAATTGAGCTTATGGCGTAACATCGCAATATGTATTTGTATTATCACGCTTTTCGCGCATTTCTTAGCTATCTTTACCGACAATATTCGTAAGGTGAAAGCGCTATCCCAGGCGGAGCTTGAAGCGTTACATGCGAGAATTCGCCCACACTTTTTATATAATTCACTCAATACCGTGGCCGAATTGACTCATATCGACCCAAATGCTGCAGAAAAGTCAGCATTAGCACTTGCCGATTTATCCCGCGCTGCGATGTCTACACAAAATATTGTTCCGCTGGGAAGTGAAATATCTTTATGCAAAGCGTATTTAGCACTTGAGCAGTGGCGCTTCGCAGAGCGTTTGAGGGTTGAATGGGTGTTAGAAAATGTCTTGGAAAATACACTGATCCCTGCCTTGATATTACAGCCATTGGTAGAGAATGCGGTGAGTCATGGGGTAGAGCCAAACCCAAACGGAGCGGATATTCGAATTCATATCCACTGTAGTCACCACACGTTAACGGTGGTAATTTTTAACAGCTACGACGCCAAATTAAAGCCGACGCACCAAGGGCATGGCATTGGGATAAGTAACATCAGACGTCGCTTGGCTTTACACTACAATCAACCCATTGATTTTAAAACCGAAGCCAGTCAAGATAGCTATACCGTCAGTTTTTCTCTACCGCTATGAAAAAAACATTAATATCTTACCTAATTGTGGATGATGAGCCACTGGCAAGAGCTCGTGTTAAACGATTAATGCAAAAGCATATCGGCTTTCGCTGTATCGGTGAAGTTGATTGCGCAGGTAGTGTGGAAGCGCTACTAAACCAAGAGTCTGTGCAGCTTATTTTTCTTGATATTTCGATGCCAGGTCAGTCAGGTGTTGAGTTTGCAAGTCACTTGCGTGAGCAATTCCCTAGGATGAAAATCGTGTTTCTAACGGCGCATCCGGAATATGCGTTAGAAGCATTTGAACTGCACGCCAATGGCTATCTCGTGAAGCCGCTAGATAGTGATAAGCTTGATGCTTTATTGACTACTATCTTTCCGAGTATGGAGACGCTCAGTTATTACGTTGGCAGTGAGTTGCGTCACATTCAGGTATCAGATGTTATTGTTGCCGAGGCGGATGAAAAATACACGCGAGTAACATTGAGTTCGGGCCTTCAAGCGCTCATTGACATGTCACTCAAGTCACTTTTAGATAAGTTTCCGACACATTTTATTCAAATCCATCGCCGCACGCTAGTTAAGCGAACAAACATCTCTGCTTTGGAATTACATGAACAAAAGCACTATGTTTGTCTCAAGTCACTTCCCAATCGCTATGAAGTGAGCCGTAGAGCTTACACCCAGCTAAAAGCATTGTTTTGAGTGTAAAGCGGCGAACAAGCCGTTCATCGCCTCAATAGACCTTTCATACTATCTCTAGTTGAGTTTCCAAGACGACTGTTTACACTGAAACTAGGGTAATTGAATTTTGGTTGAGATATGCATATTTCGCTAAAGCAACATGGCTTCACTCTGTTGGAAGTGCTTATTGCTTTTATGATTTTAAGCTTTGGGCTGCTTGGTGCTGTGGCACTACAAGCAAAAGCTAAACAAGCAAGTTTTGACTCTATGCAGCGAGCCGCAGCGGTTGAGCTTGCCAGTGACATCATACACAGAATAAGAGCAAACGATGCGGCAAATATAACCACACTCTACGACGTAGACTTTACGAGTACCGAAAACGTTCAGGCAAACACTACGTGTTATACACAGCGCTGTAATGCAGCAACGCTTGCGAAGACAGATATTGCTAATTGGCGTCAAGCTATAAGGGCAAGGGAAAATACTGGCTCATTGGATAACGCGGTTGTGTGTATTAACCCCACCTCAGTTGCCGGTAATACATCAGGGGTAAATGTGCAGGTCATTGTCACTTGGCGAGGTCGTCAAGCCATGACAGCCCTTGCGGATAATCCCGCGGGAGGTTGTGGCACGGTTGATAATAGACGCAGAGCAGTAGTCATGGACACATTTGTCTTAATTAGGAGTGCGCCATGAAAAGGATGCTAGGGTTTACTTTATTAGAAATAATGATCGCCATGTTCATTGGTGTGATGTTATTGGCAGGTGTTATAGCAACCTACATAGGCATGAAAGCGACGACCAACGACACCATGAGTATTGGAGAGTTACAGGAAAAAGGACGTTTAGCGCTTTCTATTATGAGGCGGGATATCGAACAAGTTGGCTTTTGGGGGACTTTTTACGATCAAGGTTTCACGAATGATAATCAAGCCGCTCCAGCTAACCCTGGAAGTGACTGCTCTGGCGGGATAAACAATGGTAGTTTTCCGAACAATCAGCCCGCTAATTTCAGGCCTATTTGGGCAACATTCACAACAAATGCAACGGCAATGGGGTGCATAACCAAAGCTCGACCACAGTCAGAAGTTTTACAGGTGAAGTTTTTGGAAGGGAGCCCCGTAGTGGTAACGGGCCTTGTGCCAGATGCAGGAGCGATCCAATCAACTAGATATTATTTTATTGCGCAGCAAGAGCAAGCTGAATTTATCGCGGGGGCAATGTCGGGAATATGCCAAGCGTTAACGCGACACTTTGGCCATATAGTCACCATGTATATTACGTAAGTGAAGAACAACAAGTGATTAATAATCGCACGATTACTATCCCAGTTCTAAGAAGGCAAAGGTTGCATGTGAACGGGGGTATGAAGGATGAATTAGTGATTGAAGGCGTTGAGCAAATTCGGTTTGTTTTTGGTTTAGATACTAACTTTGACGGTCGAGTTGATAGATATAGAAATACAACAAATATGTCTGACTCTGACTGGGGAAACACACGGGGGATCTTATCACTACAATTGTTTGTACTGGTAAGGGTTTTAGAACCGGATGTTGACTTCGGGGTGCAGAAGCGAAGTTACGTATTGGGTAATGACCCCGGTAAAAGGACGTTGACTTATAACGATGCCTTTAGACGTACCGTATTTTCAACCACAATATCAATGTACAACATGGGGGGCTCAGCATGGGAAATGTAAAGCAGCGGGGGGTAGTACTGATCATGGCCATGGTCATGGTAGTCGCAATAATGGCTGTTGCAGTGACGTTGATGAGCACTAGTACATTGGATATAAAAATGACCCATGCCGTCATGGAACGAGAAGAAGCGGAAAACTTACTATTTGGTGAAATGCAAAGATTAATTCAGCAAGAGCAGCCACGTCCTGACAATATTTTTTTGCGTTCAAGGCAGCAGTTAGCTGACGAAGGCACAACGGTGCGAACGCCTAATGGTTTACAAGCCACTGTAACTAACCTCAATAATGGAGAGTTAGAGCTGTTTTGTCCTCGTCAATATGACTATACAGAGGGGTTTGTATGCAACATGACGGAAGTTGAAGCCACTGTGACATATGGTGATAGGGGACGTCATAACGTCACCATCGTGATGGGAATTGGTCAGGAAATTGTGAGCGTTTCGAATTAACAGCCTTTTTCGAGTAACTGATATGAATAAGTTAATATACACAATAGTTGCATTAATGGCGCTATTACAAGTGGCTCAAGCAGAAGATATTGAGCTTTATGTAAAACATAATGTATCTACTCGCGAGCAACCTCGGGTACTTATGCTGTTCGATACATCAGGCAGTATGGCGTGGGACTCTCAAAATGGTAAGGTGTGCTATGAGCGTTACTCGTATCGCGTTTGGAATGGTTGGTACTATGAAAGGCGCTATGGCTATCGAACGGCGGAGTGTTTTAACGGCAGCAATTGTTATCAAAAAAATTATTATGGTAATACAGTTCAAGGCTGTGCGGATAGCCGCTTAAAAGTAGCACAAAATGCGATGCGCAGTTTAGTTAATGATAATGACGATATTAGATTTGGCCTGTCGCGGCTATACTCATCAAGTGGCGGTTATATTTTAAATGGGATTGGCAGTAGTCGCAGTGATATTGTCGATAAAATCAACGCATTGCCAGCAAATGGCTCTACACCGCTGTCAGAAACTCTCTGGGAGTTATATAACTATCTTAAAGGTGGCGATGTATATTGGGGAACCAATGGCGGAAATGACCGGGATAAAGGGGTTGAGCGTAGCGGCGACTATATTTCCGCTTTTACGCCGATACGCGGCGAAGAAGAGCGATGTGATACTTCCATAAACTTAATTTTGATGACAGACGGTGATCCTACCAGCGACACTGACTCCAACACGAGTATTGTTAATGAGTATTACTCGGTTTATAGGGCGTATCCTAACTATTTCGACATCAATGAAGGCTCTGGTGTTACCAGAAACTATTTACCAGCCTTGGCTAAAACAATGCGTGGCACGTCTCAAGTCAAAGTTGACTTATATCCTTCTACACCAGATGAGGAGGACTTTGCACGAGTCTTTACGATTGGTTTTGGCAACGGTATGTCTAGTACAGGTAAAGCGTTGCTTGCGGAGACAGCAAAGGAAGGAGGGGGCCAATACCTGCATGCCAATACTGCAAATGAACTCTCGGATGTGCTCAAAACCACGATTACCAATATCAGAAATGTAAGTGCAAGTTTTAGTTCACCAACGGTGTCTGCCAATGCTGAAGATCAAACCCAAACAGGGGATGCGCTTTACTACACTCAGTTTAAACCAGAAACACATACTCGTTGGCGTGGCAACCTGAAAAAGCTCAAGTTTGTGGGTACAGAAATAGTAGGTCAGGAGCGAACCAAAGCGATAGATAACAAGGGGGCTATTGATAGCAATATCACAACGTATTGGTCGCAAGCACAATCAAAGGATGGCAACAACATAGAAAAAGGAGGAGTTAACTATGCCCTTGAAAATCAAGTTGCCAGAAAAGTACTCTCTGATTTT
The sequence above is a segment of the Pseudoalteromonas piscicida genome. Coding sequences within it:
- a CDS encoding sensor histidine kinase produces the protein MTPRIRLLSALLSERGVLALLVASQILAFLYTLISATAFWQSLGLTSLFIHFTAFLSLAVIAIVRHAVEKRSDLVEAGILIFVFVFCTVVTSTAFPYGFTLLGWIDEAQIELSLWRNIAICICIITLFAHFLAIFTDNIRKVKALSQAELEALHARIRPHFLYNSLNTVAELTHIDPNAAEKSALALADLSRAAMSTQNIVPLGSEISLCKAYLALEQWRFAERLRVEWVLENVLENTLIPALILQPLVENAVSHGVEPNPNGADIRIHIHCSHHTLTVVIFNSYDAKLKPTHQGHGIGISNIRRRLALHYNQPIDFKTEASQDSYTVSFSLPL
- the ispH gene encoding 4-hydroxy-3-methylbut-2-enyl diphosphate reductase; translation: MDILLANPRGFCAGVDRAISIVERALDIFEAPIYVRHEVVHNKYVVDGLKSRGAVFVEELNEVPDDSIVIFSAHGVSQQVRNEAKRRELKVFDATCPLVTKVHMEVTRASRRGTECILIGHHGHPEVEGTMGQYDNPNGGIYLVEKPEDVATLEVKNADNVFYCSQTTLSVDDTADVIDALRSKFPNISGPRKDDICYATQNRQDAVRDLADKVELLLVVGAKNSSNSNRLRELADKMGTKAFLIDDASSIEETWFDGVAKVGVTAGASAPEVLVQQVISRLKELGGETVVENPGQEENVVFAVPVELR
- a CDS encoding pilus assembly protein PilX produces the protein MGNVKQRGVVLIMAMVMVVAIMAVAVTLMSTSTLDIKMTHAVMEREEAENLLFGEMQRLIQQEQPRPDNIFLRSRQQLADEGTTVRTPNGLQATVTNLNNGELELFCPRQYDYTEGFVCNMTEVEATVTYGDRGRHNVTIVMGIGQEIVSVSN
- the lspA gene encoding signal peptidase II, whose amino-acid sequence is MTQTTQKSGLVWLWLSLLLFAVDYFTKALVMAEMELYESIDILPIFNLTYMHNYGAAFSFLSEAGGWQRYFLSGIAVAISTLLIFWLRKLPASNWKLGLAYALVLGGAVGNLYDRIIHGYVIDFLHFYYQDWHYPAFNVADMAIVGGAALLIFDAFTSGDKPQENNA
- the fkpB gene encoding FKBP-type peptidyl-prolyl cis-trans isomerase, producing MSEQLIGAKSEVLFHFSIKLSDGSAADSTKVHNKPAKLFMGDGSLTENFEKCLLGLKAGDEKSFELEPEDAFGQPNPDNIYYVDRSKFGAETPAEVGSIIAFTQPDGTDLPGLIREVAGDSVTVDFNHPLAGQKVTFEVEILEVNN
- the pilV gene encoding type IV pilus modification protein PilV, coding for MHISLKQHGFTLLEVLIAFMILSFGLLGAVALQAKAKQASFDSMQRAAAVELASDIIHRIRANDAANITTLYDVDFTSTENVQANTTCYTQRCNAATLAKTDIANWRQAIRARENTGSLDNAVVCINPTSVAGNTSGVNVQVIVTWRGRQAMTALADNPAGGCGTVDNRRRAVVMDTFVLIRSAP
- a CDS encoding LytR/AlgR family response regulator transcription factor, encoding MKKTLISYLIVDDEPLARARVKRLMQKHIGFRCIGEVDCAGSVEALLNQESVQLIFLDISMPGQSGVEFASHLREQFPRMKIVFLTAHPEYALEAFELHANGYLVKPLDSDKLDALLTTIFPSMETLSYYVGSELRHIQVSDVIVAEADEKYTRVTLSSGLQALIDMSLKSLLDKFPTHFIQIHRRTLVKRTNISALELHEQKHYVCLKSLPNRYEVSRRAYTQLKALF